A genomic segment from Tuwongella immobilis encodes:
- a CDS encoding TIGR02996 domain-containing protein, translating into MSDRAEFLHAIQINPDADAPRLLLADWLEEQGDADWARFIRLSCDAAKSPKDSGNPEPDLQERCELYFRIQERMLEGLADLPGLQWGDGLDPRQRGLREAVVVSSPRTLVAEIDPIIRRTCLRFVTLMNPTIESLAEVLQLPQIATWHSLALVGWPAVTDEAVEQLLACPNLPRLRWLRLDGGKRSQLTNGAIRLLAESPLMDQLTRLDLQENLPLELGSAPMRSLKKRCGDTCELLLPQVRRTRRRR; encoded by the coding sequence ATGAGTGACCGAGCCGAGTTTTTGCATGCCATCCAAATCAATCCCGATGCGGATGCCCCCCGATTGCTGCTGGCCGATTGGCTCGAGGAGCAGGGGGACGCCGATTGGGCGCGCTTCATTCGTCTGAGTTGTGATGCCGCCAAGTCGCCGAAGGATTCGGGAAATCCGGAGCCGGATTTGCAGGAACGCTGCGAATTATATTTTCGCATTCAAGAGCGAATGCTGGAAGGATTGGCGGATCTCCCCGGCCTGCAATGGGGCGATGGGTTGGACCCGCGCCAACGCGGATTGCGCGAGGCGGTGGTGGTCAGCAGTCCTCGTACGCTGGTCGCGGAAATCGATCCGATCATCCGTCGCACCTGTCTGCGATTTGTCACGCTGATGAATCCAACGATCGAATCGCTGGCCGAGGTGCTGCAACTTCCCCAGATTGCTACGTGGCATTCCCTGGCGCTCGTCGGTTGGCCTGCCGTGACGGATGAGGCGGTCGAACAATTACTCGCCTGCCCGAACCTTCCACGATTGCGATGGTTACGATTGGACGGCGGCAAACGCAGTCAACTCACCAACGGCGCGATTCGATTATTGGCCGAATCGCCGCTGATGGATCAACTCACGCGATTGGATTTGCAAGAGAATCTGCCGTTGGAACTCGGCTCGGCCCCGATGCGCTCGTTGAAAAAACGCTGCGGCGACACCTGCGAATTGCTGCTTCCGCAAGTCCGCCGCACCCGGCGCCGCCGATGA
- a CDS encoding GNAT family N-acetyltransferase, whose product MIRATLPDDHDAVIDIAIAAGLVPAEYSAGLSDVFHQSLSGTSDSEQLWLTFVAESHPVGVAYVAPERWADGVWNMLMIAVRPHTQRHGIGQQLVAAIEARLQDRGARILIADTSGLPEFVGARSFYHRCGFHEEARIRDYWKVGDDKITFRKVLLAPTAAPESRGSE is encoded by the coding sequence ATGATTCGAGCGACTCTGCCGGACGATCACGACGCGGTCATTGACATTGCCATCGCCGCGGGATTGGTGCCCGCTGAATATTCAGCGGGGCTCAGTGATGTGTTCCACCAAAGTCTGTCCGGGACCAGCGATTCCGAGCAATTGTGGCTAACATTCGTGGCGGAATCGCACCCAGTGGGGGTCGCCTATGTTGCGCCGGAACGATGGGCCGACGGCGTCTGGAATATGCTGATGATTGCCGTGCGGCCCCACACGCAGCGGCATGGCATTGGTCAGCAACTCGTGGCGGCGATTGAGGCTCGGCTGCAAGATCGGGGCGCGCGAATCTTAATCGCCGATACGTCGGGACTGCCGGAATTCGTGGGAGCCCGTTCGTTTTATCATCGGTGCGGCTTCCACGAAGAAGCACGCATCCGCGATTATTGGAAAGTCGGCGACGATAAGATCACGTTCCGCAAAGTGCTGCTTGCCCCGACCGCTGCGCCCGAATCTCGCGGATCGGAATGA
- the rimK gene encoding 30S ribosomal protein S6--L-glutamate ligase, whose translation MRIAILSRQPLLYSTNALIEAGRARGHDMQVMDTLRFDIGIRHRQPELFYNGQPVSGIDAVIPRIGASITFYGLAVVRQFEMMGIYCLNDSQAIARSRDKLRSLQLLARHNLGIPPTMFTRQAEHVPACIQRVEGPPVIVKLLEGTQGVGVVLAESERAASSVVEAFHGLDQNILIQQFIREAKGADTRVLVVGGKVVAAMKRQAKPGEFRSNLHRGGSSKKVRLSAEYRRCALTATKVLGLQLAGVDLIESGNGPMIMEVNSSPGLEGITKTSGIDVADAIIRYLESEVPPPEPPGK comes from the coding sequence ATGCGGATTGCGATTCTTTCCCGACAGCCGCTGTTGTACAGCACCAACGCCCTCATCGAAGCGGGCCGCGCTCGGGGGCACGACATGCAGGTGATGGATACCCTGCGTTTCGACATTGGCATCCGCCACCGCCAGCCGGAACTCTTCTACAACGGCCAGCCTGTCTCTGGCATCGATGCGGTTATCCCCCGCATCGGAGCATCGATCACCTTTTATGGGTTGGCAGTGGTGCGGCAGTTTGAAATGATGGGCATTTACTGCCTGAATGATTCGCAAGCCATTGCCCGCTCACGGGATAAACTCCGCAGTCTGCAACTGCTCGCCCGGCACAATTTGGGCATTCCGCCGACGATGTTCACCCGCCAGGCCGAGCATGTGCCCGCCTGCATTCAGCGCGTCGAAGGGCCGCCGGTGATCGTCAAATTGCTGGAAGGCACCCAGGGCGTGGGCGTCGTTCTCGCGGAATCCGAACGAGCCGCCAGTTCGGTGGTCGAGGCATTCCACGGGTTGGATCAAAACATTCTCATCCAGCAATTCATCCGCGAGGCCAAAGGCGCGGATACCCGCGTGCTGGTAGTCGGCGGCAAAGTCGTGGCGGCGATGAAGCGCCAAGCCAAACCCGGCGAATTCCGCTCGAATCTGCATCGCGGCGGCAGCTCCAAGAAGGTGCGACTCTCCGCAGAATATCGTCGATGTGCGCTCACTGCTACCAAAGTGCTAGGCCTGCAACTCGCCGGGGTCGATCTCATCGAATCCGGCAACGGCCCGATGATTATGGAAGTCAACAGCTCGCCGGGACTGGAAGGAATCACCAAAACCAGCGGCATCGATGTCGCCGACGCGATCATCCGCTACCTGGAAAGCGAAGTCCCCCCGCCCGAACCGCCCGGAAAGTAA
- a CDS encoding ATP-dependent zinc protease family protein, translated as MSESPITIGWKERIDLPEWGFRRVRAKMDTGAYTTAMGVRNVQIRQRRGETVVSFFPAIRSGRIHTPRRIIAPLVGMVRVRSSNGHVEDRPVIETIMRLGTIEKRIRITLTDRSQMRTGIILGRRALCGDFVVDVGQKYRLAQPS; from the coding sequence GTGAGCGAATCCCCCATCACCATCGGCTGGAAAGAACGCATCGACCTTCCCGAATGGGGCTTCCGCCGGGTGCGTGCCAAGATGGATACTGGCGCTTACACCACCGCCATGGGCGTGCGAAATGTGCAGATTCGCCAACGGCGCGGCGAAACCGTCGTTTCGTTTTTTCCCGCGATTCGATCGGGGCGAATTCACACTCCCCGCCGCATCATCGCCCCGCTGGTGGGGATGGTCCGCGTGCGATCTTCCAATGGTCACGTGGAAGATCGCCCCGTGATCGAAACCATCATGCGACTGGGCACCATCGAAAAGCGCATTCGCATCACCCTGACGGATCGTTCGCAGATGCGAACAGGGATCATTTTAGGACGACGCGCCTTGTGCGGTGACTTTGTCGTCGATGTCGGCCAGAAATATCGGCTCGCGCAACCGAGTTAA
- a CDS encoding tetratricopeptide repeat protein: MTADPASHPTHAEANSESSAIPPRASTSDDSPAGISDNPIAPAPPPNRQTDGRTVQFEYCISLGIVTLQCQSEPIHLAPGERAFWRSLPYQFVNGLLGWWGVPWGPLLTLRAMACNLFGGIRLAGLILLALLLCPTTGHAGIYAPDLTPLFEPGSTGTMTPLPFDAFRRELADRMLLGAPPAEGTPDIPARQELLNRTQPLLGKPTADLTIAEMETLSANLLRLRKLDVAFPLLRQFSRDRRANFALLANLAALHQLREEYPAAVAAQEIARSEFPDELPGFTPEQRTWYKRLEREYVLRLLRLRRSEPPRVGPAETWDDLFAGVTFLDDAGQYTPGQLAASDREKLPADAIAIVQQLLLWSPEDSRLYWLLAELYAANNELQAASRILDECVDSRRFQNSTLIDHRHRIREAIQARIPPDESFLPSRERTLIVGMIGGSIMLVLLVLQIRVTLRRLRKRRQS, translated from the coding sequence ATGACCGCCGATCCCGCTTCCCATCCGACCCATGCCGAGGCGAATTCGGAATCATCGGCGATTCCCCCCCGCGCCTCCACCAGCGACGATTCGCCCGCCGGAATCTCCGACAATCCAATCGCCCCAGCGCCGCCCCCGAATCGCCAAACGGATGGCCGCACCGTCCAGTTCGAATACTGCATTTCGCTGGGAATCGTCACGCTCCAATGCCAATCGGAACCCATTCACTTGGCACCGGGCGAACGTGCATTCTGGCGATCCTTGCCGTATCAATTCGTGAATGGTCTGCTCGGCTGGTGGGGTGTTCCCTGGGGGCCGCTGCTGACGCTTCGCGCCATGGCGTGTAACCTCTTCGGCGGCATCCGCTTGGCGGGGCTGATTCTACTGGCGTTGCTGCTGTGCCCCACGACCGGCCACGCGGGCATTTACGCCCCGGATCTGACGCCACTATTCGAGCCGGGCAGCACCGGCACCATGACTCCGCTGCCGTTTGATGCCTTCCGCCGCGAACTCGCCGATCGCATGCTGCTGGGAGCCCCCCCCGCCGAGGGGACGCCGGACATTCCCGCGCGACAAGAATTGCTCAACCGCACGCAACCGCTCTTGGGCAAACCAACGGCCGATCTCACCATCGCGGAAATGGAGACGCTGTCCGCCAATCTGTTGCGCTTGCGAAAGCTCGATGTCGCCTTTCCGTTGTTGCGACAATTCAGCCGCGATCGTCGGGCCAACTTCGCCCTGTTGGCCAATCTCGCGGCCTTGCATCAACTGCGGGAAGAATACCCCGCCGCAGTCGCCGCTCAGGAAATCGCCCGAAGCGAATTCCCCGACGAACTCCCCGGCTTCACCCCCGAACAACGCACCTGGTACAAACGGCTCGAACGGGAATACGTGCTGCGATTGTTGCGATTGCGTCGGAGCGAACCACCCCGCGTTGGCCCCGCAGAAACGTGGGACGATCTGTTTGCCGGGGTCACATTTCTCGACGATGCCGGGCAGTACACCCCCGGCCAACTGGCAGCCAGCGACCGCGAAAAACTCCCCGCCGATGCCATTGCCATCGTGCAACAATTATTGCTCTGGTCGCCGGAAGATTCGCGGCTGTACTGGCTGTTGGCCGAACTGTATGCCGCCAACAACGAATTGCAGGCCGCCAGCCGCATCTTGGATGAATGCGTCGATTCGCGGCGATTCCAGAATTCCACGCTCATCGACCATCGCCACCGCATCCGCGAAGCGATTCAGGCCCGCATTCCGCCCGATGAAAGTTTCCTGCCCAGTCGCGAGCGGACGTTGATTGTGGGCATGATCGGCGGCAGCATCATGCTGGTGCTGCTGGTGCTGCAAATCCGTGTCACCCTGCGACGACTCCGCAAACGGAGACAATCGTGA
- the queF gene encoding preQ(1) synthase, translated as MGSLANPPAVTPDVPTVDQFEMFPNPNPGRDYVIEIVCPEFTSMCPATGQPDFGTITFTYVPDKVCIELKSLKLYLQRYRNLGIFYEAVTNRLLDDFVKAAAPRRCTVVSKWTPRGGIHSIITCEYVAPAASAS; from the coding sequence ATGGGCAGCTTGGCCAACCCACCCGCCGTGACGCCGGATGTGCCGACGGTGGATCAATTTGAAATGTTCCCCAACCCCAATCCGGGTCGGGATTATGTCATCGAAATCGTCTGCCCGGAATTCACCAGCATGTGCCCCGCCACGGGCCAGCCCGATTTCGGCACCATCACCTTCACCTACGTGCCAGACAAAGTCTGCATCGAGCTGAAATCGCTGAAATTGTACCTGCAACGCTATCGCAATCTGGGCATTTTCTACGAAGCGGTCACCAATCGCTTGCTGGATGATTTCGTGAAGGCCGCCGCCCCGCGACGCTGCACCGTGGTGAGCAAATGGACGCCCCGAGGCGGAATCCATTCGATCATCACTTGCGAATATGTCGCCCCCGCAGCATCGGCGTCGTGA
- the queC gene encoding 7-cyano-7-deazaguanine synthase QueC, with translation MMKPAVVLLSGGMDSTTVAAIAKSQGFDVHALSVDYGQRHRVELDSAKRVAAMLGIRDHRIIGLDLRSIGGSALTAEIDVPKDRSDSEMATGVPITYVPARNTILLAVALGFAETLGAFDLFVGVNALDYSGYPDCRPEFIAAFAQLANLATQAGVEGKGRFTIHAPLMQMTKADIVRAGVQLGVDYGQTLTCYDPDSEGRACGHCDACLLRKKGFAEAGVPDPTRYRFTI, from the coding sequence ATCATGAAGCCCGCCGTGGTTCTTCTCAGCGGTGGAATGGACAGCACCACCGTCGCCGCCATTGCCAAATCGCAGGGCTTTGACGTGCATGCGCTCAGTGTCGATTATGGCCAACGGCACCGGGTCGAACTCGATTCTGCCAAACGGGTTGCGGCCATGCTCGGCATCCGCGATCATCGCATCATCGGCCTCGATTTGCGCTCGATCGGCGGGTCCGCACTCACCGCAGAAATCGATGTGCCCAAAGATCGCAGCGACTCCGAAATGGCGACCGGAGTGCCCATTACCTACGTTCCGGCCCGCAATACGATTCTGCTCGCGGTCGCGCTGGGATTCGCGGAGACGCTCGGTGCGTTCGATTTGTTTGTGGGGGTCAATGCGCTTGATTATTCGGGCTATCCCGATTGTCGGCCCGAATTCATTGCCGCGTTCGCCCAGCTTGCTAACTTGGCCACCCAAGCCGGTGTCGAAGGCAAGGGGCGGTTCACGATTCACGCTCCGCTGATGCAGATGACCAAGGCCGATATTGTGCGGGCCGGGGTGCAATTGGGCGTCGATTACGGGCAGACACTCACCTGTTATGATCCCGATTCCGAGGGGCGAGCCTGTGGGCATTGCGATGCCTGTTTGCTGCGGAAAAAAGGCTTCGCCGAGGCGGGGGTGCCCGATCCGACCCGCTATCGCTTCACGATTTGA
- a CDS encoding DNA-3-methyladenine glycosylase family protein, translated as MSHPESAPESSTQDVSAAQDVSAAQIVTAPHAEGEAFLAGVEPVFARLIAQYGPCQLFTSQQYFSVLVTMIIGQQISTAAARTIARRVVEMVQPQELTPERFAEFSEESWRACGLSTPKRRTLRNVLDHLAQQPDFFERLADPAMASQRGAMLRTIRGIGPWTAQMMEIFAFGNSDVWPLGDLGLQLAFRDQFQLPEVPDAATLEQRSIPWRPHRTLATWYLWRSRGFIPQSNLE; from the coding sequence ATGAGCCACCCGGAATCCGCTCCCGAATCGTCGACGCAAGACGTGTCCGCTGCGCAAGACGTGTCCGCTGCGCAAATCGTGACGGCTCCGCACGCGGAAGGGGAGGCGTTTCTGGCGGGAGTGGAGCCAGTCTTCGCCCGACTCATCGCGCAATATGGCCCCTGTCAGTTGTTCACAAGCCAGCAGTATTTTAGCGTGCTGGTGACGATGATTATCGGGCAGCAGATTTCCACCGCTGCCGCCCGCACCATCGCCCGCCGCGTGGTGGAAATGGTGCAGCCGCAAGAGTTGACGCCGGAACGGTTTGCGGAATTCTCCGAAGAATCCTGGCGGGCCTGCGGCTTGTCCACCCCCAAACGACGCACGCTCCGCAATGTGTTGGACCATCTTGCCCAGCAGCCCGATTTTTTCGAGCGATTGGCAGACCCGGCGATGGCCTCGCAACGCGGGGCGATGCTGCGGACGATTCGCGGAATTGGGCCGTGGACTGCGCAAATGATGGAGATTTTTGCGTTCGGTAATTCGGATGTTTGGCCGCTGGGCGACCTGGGATTGCAACTGGCATTCCGCGATCAATTCCAACTGCCGGAAGTGCCCGATGCCGCAACATTGGAACAACGGTCGATTCCCTGGCGACCCCATCGCACCTTGGCGACGTGGTATTTGTGGCGGTCACGCGGGTTTATTCCGCAATCGAATTTGGAATAA
- a CDS encoding FG-GAP-like repeat-containing protein, giving the protein MRSPQRQVRQLAVSRLEDRVTPVVGAFDVPALVGDDVAYQGIIQFGDTPQASSATGALLTTGRHILTAAHTVDSNTDGRPDSDTYYVRFDLSDRTVLLTVDRANVYVPPQWKGRQDLSGYDFAILTLPEIAPLGNGERGLGFEISRDTAEVGDDFTFVGYGYPGTGSLGEAFTPLTQSAEIQRLNIRGTGEFELEFNGFFVTLTAETLTPEFLEATLENFAGLVDVTVVQATGAANPHRGSFEIAFNQVDLAETGLATVDVPEIILTPVTGFVGTLNVQTLAPGGVDLKRIGKNTFTAIDGDDGGVLMAVLPEAADFAILGSGDSGGPAFINGKIAGIASFGDSTSTFNTGSGWARVSKYADIIDSLTEVGRFDVTLNVGTQIGGPDGKADTIRVQQVGTQVHVTINGVLIYREAMQLVRSFRLVGTSDAETVTVFGELPFTVNFSNIGRNDTITQSASPRIAVGANVGSRVQLLDYADRSALLDFNVYATSFTGGVRVATGDLTGDGVADLVTAAGPGGGPHIRVFNGVDGSEVANFFAYAPTFRGGIYIALGDINGDGRLDLITGADAGGGPHVQVFDGTNYQSIASFFAYVPTFTGGVRVAAGDFNLDGRDEIVVGAGPGGGPHVQVFDGNGVSTGVSFFAYESTFTGGVFVSTGDLDGDGRLEFVIGSGLGGGPVVSTFTGLEGAPIRAYFAGNANFRGGVRVTTVRMAPGESERIVAAQGLNGDSRLYEIEPKTDDPAEAIDLTFVTAGGLYVG; this is encoded by the coding sequence ATGCGTTCACCACAGCGGCAGGTTCGGCAATTGGCGGTGTCTCGGTTGGAAGATCGCGTCACTCCCGTCGTTGGGGCATTCGATGTCCCGGCATTGGTGGGGGACGATGTCGCCTATCAGGGAATTATCCAATTTGGCGATACCCCGCAGGCTTCCTCCGCAACCGGGGCGTTGCTGACCACAGGCCGACACATTCTGACTGCCGCGCATACGGTGGATTCCAACACCGATGGCCGCCCGGATTCCGACACCTATTACGTTCGATTCGATCTCAGCGATCGCACGGTGCTCCTGACTGTGGATCGTGCGAATGTCTATGTTCCACCGCAGTGGAAGGGCCGCCAAGACCTGTCCGGGTACGACTTTGCGATTCTCACGCTGCCGGAAATCGCACCGTTGGGCAACGGCGAGCGGGGCTTGGGCTTCGAGATTTCCCGCGATACTGCCGAAGTGGGCGACGATTTCACCTTCGTGGGCTACGGCTATCCCGGCACCGGATCGCTGGGCGAGGCGTTTACCCCGTTGACGCAATCCGCCGAAATTCAACGGCTGAACATCCGCGGAACCGGCGAATTCGAGCTGGAATTCAACGGCTTTTTCGTGACGCTGACCGCCGAGACGTTGACGCCAGAATTTCTGGAAGCGACGCTCGAAAATTTCGCAGGGCTGGTGGATGTCACGGTGGTGCAGGCGACCGGGGCGGCGAATCCGCATCGCGGCAGCTTCGAGATTGCCTTCAATCAGGTCGATCTCGCCGAAACGGGGCTGGCGACCGTCGATGTGCCGGAAATCATTCTCACGCCTGTGACAGGATTTGTCGGCACGCTCAACGTGCAAACGCTGGCACCCGGCGGTGTGGATTTGAAGCGCATCGGCAAAAATACCTTCACCGCAATCGATGGCGATGATGGCGGCGTGCTGATGGCCGTGCTGCCCGAAGCCGCCGATTTTGCGATCCTCGGCTCCGGCGATTCCGGCGGGCCGGCCTTCATCAACGGCAAAATCGCGGGCATTGCCTCATTCGGCGACAGCACCAGCACGTTCAACACTGGCTCCGGGTGGGCCCGCGTCTCGAAATACGCCGACATCATCGACTCGCTCACCGAAGTGGGGCGATTCGATGTCACGCTCAATGTCGGAACGCAAATCGGCGGACCCGACGGCAAGGCCGACACGATTCGCGTGCAGCAAGTCGGCACCCAAGTGCATGTAACTATCAACGGTGTGCTGATCTACCGCGAAGCGATGCAATTGGTGCGATCGTTCCGTCTGGTGGGAACCAGCGACGCCGAGACGGTCACGGTATTCGGCGAGTTGCCATTCACGGTGAATTTCAGCAACATCGGACGCAATGACACCATCACGCAATCGGCCAGCCCGCGCATTGCCGTGGGGGCGAATGTCGGCTCGCGGGTGCAGTTGCTCGATTACGCCGATCGTTCCGCGCTGCTCGATTTCAATGTCTATGCCACGAGTTTCACTGGCGGTGTGCGGGTGGCGACGGGCGACCTGACCGGCGATGGCGTCGCCGATCTGGTGACGGCTGCCGGGCCGGGAGGCGGGCCGCATATCCGCGTGTTCAACGGAGTCGATGGCAGCGAAGTGGCCAACTTCTTTGCGTATGCCCCGACGTTTCGCGGCGGCATCTACATTGCCCTGGGCGACATCAACGGCGATGGCCGATTGGATCTGATTACCGGAGCCGATGCCGGGGGCGGGCCGCATGTGCAGGTGTTCGATGGGACCAATTATCAATCGATCGCCAGCTTCTTTGCGTATGTCCCGACGTTTACTGGCGGCGTTCGTGTGGCGGCGGGGGATTTCAATCTCGATGGCCGCGATGAAATTGTCGTCGGCGCTGGTCCCGGTGGTGGGCCGCATGTGCAAGTGTTTGATGGCAACGGGGTTAGCACGGGGGTGAGTTTCTTCGCCTATGAATCGACCTTCACCGGCGGCGTGTTTGTCTCGACGGGCGATCTCGACGGCGATGGCCGACTGGAATTTGTCATTGGCTCCGGCCTGGGCGGTGGGCCGGTGGTGAGCACCTTTACGGGGCTGGAAGGGGCACCCATTCGCGCATATTTCGCCGGAAATGCGAATTTCCGCGGCGGCGTGCGGGTGACCACCGTGCGAATGGCCCCCGGTGAATCCGAGCGAATCGTCGCCGCTCAGGGGCTCAACGGGGACAGCCGATTGTACGAAATCGAACCGAAGACCGATGACCCCGCCGAGGCGATCGACCTCACCTTTGTGACCGCTGGCGGGTTATACGTCGGCTAA
- a CDS encoding ABC transporter permease has translation MTESNANASPRQWPLLQLVLARLREFFREPAAVFWVYGFPLLLAVLLSLAFRNRADESITVDLIDSPHAAAVVSILQADRRFNVTTGDEDETMKRLRRAKTDLVIRVTAPAQNGLPPVYEYWLEPSRTESLNARNAADAVLARAISPTSMPHVEEHSFDQVGSRYIDFLIPGLLGMNLMGGGLWGVGFVLVDLRIRKLLKRFLATPMQRRDLLLSLMIARLLFIIPEVGILLGFASLVLGVPLGSLLNLAVMIVVGAAAFSGIGLLVSSRAKTIETISGLMNLVMLPMWLLSGVFFSSERFPEVVQPVIQLLPLTALINGLRGIMLDDLTLWDVRLEVVKLLVWGIVTFVIALRIFRWK, from the coding sequence ATGACCGAATCGAACGCGAACGCATCGCCCCGCCAATGGCCGCTCCTGCAATTGGTGCTGGCCCGACTGCGGGAGTTTTTCCGGGAACCCGCCGCCGTCTTCTGGGTGTACGGCTTCCCGCTATTGTTGGCGGTATTGCTCAGCTTGGCATTCCGGAACCGGGCTGATGAATCCATCACCGTGGATTTGATCGACTCGCCCCACGCCGCCGCAGTTGTCAGCATTCTGCAAGCCGATCGCCGCTTCAACGTCACCACCGGCGATGAAGATGAGACCATGAAACGCCTGCGCCGAGCGAAAACGGATCTCGTCATCCGCGTCACCGCCCCGGCTCAAAACGGGCTGCCACCCGTGTACGAATATTGGCTCGAACCCAGCCGCACCGAATCGCTCAACGCCCGCAACGCCGCCGATGCGGTGCTGGCACGCGCCATCTCGCCCACCAGCATGCCCCACGTCGAGGAACACAGCTTCGATCAAGTCGGCAGCCGCTACATCGATTTTCTCATTCCCGGCCTGTTGGGGATGAATCTGATGGGCGGCGGACTCTGGGGCGTGGGCTTTGTGTTGGTCGATCTGCGGATTCGCAAGTTGCTGAAGCGCTTCCTGGCCACCCCCATGCAGCGCCGCGATTTGCTGCTGTCGCTGATGATCGCCCGACTGCTGTTCATCATCCCCGAAGTTGGGATTCTGCTGGGCTTTGCGTCGCTGGTGTTGGGGGTGCCGCTGGGCAGTCTGCTGAATCTGGCGGTGATGATTGTGGTCGGGGCCGCCGCCTTTTCGGGCATCGGTCTGTTGGTCTCCAGCCGCGCCAAAACCATCGAGACGATTTCCGGCCTGATGAATCTGGTGATGCTACCCATGTGGTTGCTCTCCGGCGTGTTCTTCTCGTCGGAGCGCTTCCCCGAGGTGGTGCAGCCGGTGATTCAACTGCTGCCGCTCACCGCACTCATCAACGGCCTGCGGGGAATCATGCTGGATGATCTGACCCTGTGGGACGTTCGTCTGGAAGTGGTCAAACTGCTGGTCTGGGGCATCGTCACCTTCGTCATCGCGCTGCGGATTTTCCGCTGGAAGTGA
- a CDS encoding ABC transporter ATP-binding protein, producing the protein MNAITCRNLRKTYPAKPPVEAVRGIDLTVQVGECFGLLGPNGAGKTTTMEILEGLLDATEGEVEILGQLWGRDDDAIRQRIGISLQETRLSDKLTVRETLQLFRSFYPRGISPDEAMERVSLTEKSRALTDKLSGGQRQRLAIACALVGDPELLFLDEPTTGLDPQSRRQLWEVIHEFRKTGRTVMLTTHYMDEAERLCDRIAIVDAGQVIALGTPRELIAKIGGHQVLEFRVSSGTSPEFLAELEQLPAVQHVRTAGETISLAVTELHTTLPALLERLRQRNLELVELSSRTASLEDVFVTLTGRHLRDDAP; encoded by the coding sequence ATGAACGCGATTACCTGCCGGAATTTGCGAAAAACCTACCCGGCCAAACCACCTGTCGAAGCAGTCCGCGGCATTGACTTGACCGTCCAAGTCGGTGAATGCTTCGGCTTGCTCGGGCCCAACGGTGCGGGAAAAACCACCACCATGGAGATTCTCGAAGGATTGCTCGATGCCACCGAGGGCGAAGTCGAAATTCTCGGCCAACTCTGGGGACGAGACGACGACGCCATTCGCCAGCGCATCGGCATTTCGCTGCAAGAAACCCGACTCAGCGACAAACTCACCGTCCGCGAAACCCTGCAACTGTTTCGCAGCTTCTATCCGCGGGGCATCTCCCCAGATGAGGCCATGGAGCGCGTTTCGCTCACCGAAAAATCGCGGGCATTGACCGACAAACTTTCCGGCGGCCAACGCCAACGATTGGCCATTGCCTGTGCCCTCGTCGGCGATCCGGAATTGCTGTTTCTGGATGAACCGACCACCGGCTTGGACCCGCAATCGCGGCGGCAACTCTGGGAGGTCATCCACGAATTTCGCAAGACGGGCCGCACGGTCATGCTCACCACCCATTACATGGATGAAGCCGAGCGACTGTGCGACCGAATCGCCATCGTCGATGCCGGCCAAGTGATTGCGCTGGGCACACCGCGCGAGTTGATCGCCAAAATTGGCGGGCACCAAGTGTTGGAATTCCGGGTGTCTTCTGGCACATCTCCGGAATTCCTCGCCGAGTTGGAACAGCTTCCTGCCGTGCAGCATGTGCGCACCGCCGGCGAAACCATAAGCCTGGCCGTGACCGAATTGCATACCACACTGCCGGCGTTGCTGGAGCGATTACGCCAACGCAACCTGGAATTGGTGGAACTCTCCAGCCGCACCGCCAGCTTGGAAGATGTGTTCGTTACCCTGACTGGTCGCCACCTGCGCGACGATGCTCCGTGA